A single genomic interval of Heliangelus exortis chromosome 11, bHelExo1.hap1, whole genome shotgun sequence harbors:
- the LOC139801256 gene encoding maestro heat-like repeat-containing protein family member 7 has product MSGFFVVQESCRGSQENHGNSQRLLGPPERTERRSGSQLHLAWVEDEAEEISLPIPDTMAQQLETDPWYSAEEKEEGQEMFEDAREGLGEDQDMEWLRDLIANLSPSILRSLQDVSQAEKILRCIHRNVEHVRTEPSRFILRSVLGLLNECCPEETVRTLLRISPSCDNAALAMWEMLLSLPSTSVTVLDRLLSVIQGWRAKCAIPSAMKVLSRLSQQPCCQGILELLFPRLLMSLVYKVSLGAVILGQEPPQADQASPLRVAVDGIKALLHAAGCQEHVQNIQKEGGWDMMLDVDTLERGVSLLAR; this is encoded by the exons atgtctggtttttttgtagttcaGGAAAGCTGCCGTGGTTCCCAAGAGAACCACGGCAATTCCCAGAGGCTGCTCGGTCCCCCAGAGAg gactgagcGGAGGTCCGGGAGCCAGCTCCACCTGGCCTGGGTGGAAGATGAGGCGGAAGAGATCAGTCTCCCCATCCCAGACACGatggcccagcagctggagacag ATCCCTGGTAttcagctgaggagaaggaagagggccaGGAGATGTTTGAGGATGCTCGAGAAGGGttaggagag gacCAGGATATGGAGTGGCTGAGAGATCTGATAGCCAACCTGTCACCCTCCATCCTcaggagcctgcaggatgtctcgcag gcagaaaaaatcttgaggtgcatccacagaaacgTGGAGCACGTGCGCACGGAACCATCGCGGTTCATCCTGAGATCCGTGCTTGGGCTGCTGAACGAGTGCTGCCCCGAGGAAACAGTTCGGACCCTGTTGAggatcagtccctcctgtgacaa cgctgcgctggccatgtgggagatgctgctgtccctgcccagcacttctgtgacaGTTCTTGACCGGCTGCTCAGcgtgatccagggctggagagcaaagtgTGCTATCCCATCG gcaatGAAGGTCCTGTCCAGGCTCAGTCAGCAGCCCTGCTGTCAGGGGATCCTGGaactgctcttccccaggctcctcatgagCTTGGTCTACAAAGTTTCCCTGGGTGCAGTGATCCTGGGACAGGAGCCGCCTCAGGCCGATCAAGCCAGCCCTTTGAG ggtggCAGTGGACGGCATTAAAGCTCTGCTGCACGCCGCTGGCTGTCAAGAGCACGTCCAGAACATCCAGAAGGAGGGCGGCTGGGATATGATGCTGGACGTGGACACCCTTGAGAGAGGAGTCAgcttgctggccaggtga
- the LOC139801303 gene encoding maestro heat-like repeat-containing protein family member 7 translates to MRKSPAKQQYLLFQHVKEILDQRREWQLNFAMTFYTELLGCRGLGKDQSDVRLLHSYLSHGNQTVRLLALGGLVALAGDPRMAREMRDMLSSESILMCLKDPSTNIRMGALLFFQTMLGLLRRKEASPVALLLVEKLPDLFGDESSQVQELSLSLFGETMKAVARRDKGEMKERIRRVVVFLFLHMNTESRSMTEACGKALLISAKFLGWRRLKRVIKMRKSWLIGETLLKQDRSRVEDYVYFSLPCLWDSRASVREEAIRFMGSAVRCLGRNPRKETLEVLWNVIKRLDKDPDASVRSQAGQTLDILQTVQELQRQRWSFWRLCFWR, encoded by the exons atgaggaagagccccGCTAAGCAGCAATACCTCCTGTTCCAGCATGTCAAAGAGATTCTTGaccagaggagggaatggcagctCAATTTTGCCATGACTTTCTATactgag ctgctgggctgccggGGCCTTGGAAAGGATCAGAGTGACGTGCGCCTCCTCCACTCCTACCTGAGCCATGGCAATCAGACAGTCCGTCTGCTGGCACTCGGGGGCTTGGTGGCACTTGCAGGAGATCCGCGGATG gcaagagaaatgcgggACATGCTCTCCAGCGAGAGCATCCTGATgtgcctgaaggatccatcCACAAACATCAGGATGGGGGCCTTGCTGTTCTTCCAAACCATGCTGGGtctcctgaggaggaaagaggccagccccgtcgctctgctgctggtggagaagctcccagacctctttggtgat gagtccagccaggtgcaagagctgtccctcagcctctttggggAGACGATGAAGGCTGTGGCGAGGAGGGACAAGGGAGAGATGAAGGAGAGGATACGTAGGGTCGTGgtctttctcttcctgcacatgaatACTGAGAGCAGGAGTATGACTGAG gcctGTGGCAAAGCCCTCCTCATCAGTGCaaagttcctgggctggaggaggctcaagagggtgatcaagatgaggaagagctggctgattggagagactttg ctgaagcaggacaggagcagggtggaagaCTACGTGTATTtcagcctgccctgcctgtgggACTCTCGGGCCAGCGTGAGAGAGGAGGCCATCAGGTTCatgg ggtCTGCTGTGCGGTGCCTGGGGAGGAATCCACGTAAAGAGACGCTGGAGGTTCTGTGGAATG tcATCAAGCGCCTTGATAAGGACCCTGATGCCTCAGTCAGGTCCCAAGCAGGTCAGACCTTGGACATCCTGCAGactgtgcaggagctgcagagacaaAGATGGTCCTTCTGGAGACTGTGCTTCTGGCGCTGA
- the LOC139801257 gene encoding uncharacterized protein produces the protein MSGFFVVQESCRGSQENHGNSQRLLGPPERTERRSGSQLHLAWVEDEAEEISLPIPDTMAQQLETDPWYSAEEKEEGQEMFEDAREGLGEDQDMEWLRDLIANLSPSILRSLQDVSQAEKILRCIHRNVEHVRTEPSRFILRSVLGLLNECCPEETVRTLLRISPSCDNAALAMWEMLLSLPSTSVTVLDRLLSVIQGWRAKCAIPSPHEAAP, from the exons atgtctggtttttttgtagttcaGGAAAGCTGCCGTGGTTCCCAAGAGAACCACGGCAATTCCCAGAGGCTGCTCGGTCCCCCAGAGAg gactgagcGGAGGTCCGGGAGCCAGCTCCACCTGGCCTGGGTGGAAGATGAGGCGGAAGAGATCAGTCTCCCCATCCCAGACACGatggcccagcagctggagacag ATCCCTGGTAttcagctgaggagaaggaagagggccaGGAGATGTTTGAGGATGCTCGAGAAGGGttaggagag gacCAGGATATGGAGTGGCTGAGAGATCTGATAGCCAACCTGTCACCCTCCATCCTcaggagcctgcaggatgtctcgcag gcagaaaaaatcttgaggtgcatccacagaaacgTGGAGCACGTGCGCACGGAACCATCGCGGTTCATCCTGAGATCCGTGCTTGGGCTGCTGAACGAGTGCTGCCCCGAGGAAACAGTTCGGACCCTGTTGAggatcagtccctcctgtgacaa cgctgcgctggccatgtgggagatgctgctgtccctgcccagcacttctgtgacaGTTCTTGACCGGCTGCTCAGcgtgatccagggctggagagcaaagtgTGCTATCCCATCG CCCCACGAGGCTGCCCCATAA
- the LOC139801121 gene encoding maestro heat-like repeat-containing protein family member 7: MSLVYKVSLGAVILGQEPPQADQASPLRVAVDGIKALLHAAGCQGHVQNIQKEGGWDMMLDVDTLERGVSLLAREMRKSPAKQQYLLFQHVKEILDQRREWQLNFAMTFYTELLGCRGLGKDQSDVRLLHSYLSHGNQTVRLLALGGLVALAGDPRMAREMRDMLSSESILMCLKDPSTNIRMGALLFFQTMLGLLRRKEASPVALLLVEKLPDLFGDESSQVQELSLSLFGETMKAVARRDKGEMKERIRRVVVFLFLHMNTESRSMTEACGKALLISAKFLGWRRLKRVIKMRKSWLIGETLLKQDRSRVEDYVYFSLPCLWDSRASVREEAIRFMGSAVRCLGRNPRKETLEVLWNVIKRLDKDPDASVRSQAGQTLDILQTVQELQRQRWSFRRLCFWR, encoded by the exons atgagCTTGGTCTACAAAGTTTCCCTGGGTGCAGTGATCCTGGGACAGGAGCCGCCTCAGGCCGATCAAGCCAGCCCTTTGAG ggtggCAGTGGACGGCATTAAAGCTCTGCTGCACGCCGCTGGCTGTCAAGGGCACGTCCAGAACATCCAGAAGGAGGGCGGCTGGGATATGATGCTGGACGTGGACACCCTCGAGAGAGGAGTCAgcttgctggccag agagatgaggaagagccccGCTAAGCAGCAATACCTCCTGTTCCAGCATGTCAAAGAGATTCTTGaccagaggagggaatggcagctCAATTTTGCCATGACTTTCTATactgag ctgctgggctgccggGGCCTTGGAAAGGATCAGAGTGACGTGCGCCTCCTCCACTCCTACCTGAGCCATGGCAATCAGACAGTCCGTCTGCTGGCACTCGGGGGCTTGGTGGCACTTGCAGGAGATCCGCGGATG gcaagagaaatgcgggACATGCTCTCCAGCGAGAGCATCCTGATgtgcctgaaggatccatcCACAAACATCAGGATGGGGGCCTTGCTGTTCTTCCAAACCATGCTGGGtctcctgaggaggaaagaggccagccccgtcgctctgctgctggtggagaagctcccagacctctttggtgat gagtccagccaggtgcaagagctgtccctcagcctctttggggAGACGATGAAGGCTGTGGCGAGGAGGGACAAGGGAGAGATGAAGGAGAGGATACGTAGGGTCGTGgtctttctcttcctgcacatgaatACTGAGAGCAGGAGTATGACTGAG gcctGTGGCAAAGCCCTCCTCATCAGTGCaaagttcctgggctggaggaggctcaagagggtgatcaagatgaggaagagctggctgattggagagactttg ctgaagcaggacaggagcagggtggaagaCTACGTGTATTtcagcctgccctgcctgtgggACTCTCGGGCCAGCGTGAGAGAGGAGGCCATCAGGTTCatgg ggtCTGCTGTGCGGTGCCTGGGGAGGAATCCACGTAAAGAGACGCTGGAGGTTCTGTGGAATG tcATCAAGCGCCTTGATAAGGACCCTGATGCCTCAGTCAGGTCCCAAGCAGGTCAGACCTTGGACATCCTGCAGactgtgcaggagctgcagagacaaAGATGGTCCTTCCGGAGACTGTGCTTCTGGCGCTGA
- the LOC139801122 gene encoding maestro heat-like repeat-containing protein family member 7, translating into MRKSPAKQQYLLFQHVKEILDQRREWQLNFAMTFYTELLGCRGLGKDQSDVRLLHSYLSHGNQTVRLLALGGLVALAGDPRMAREMRDMLSSESILMCLKDPSTNIRMGALLFFQTMLGLLRRKEASPVALLLVEKLPDLFGDESSQVQELSLSLFGETMKAVARRDKGEMKERIRRVVVFLFLHMNTESRSMTEACGKALLISAKFLGWRRLKRVIKMRKSWLIGETLLKQDRSRVEDYVYFSLPCLWDSRASVREEAIRFMGSAVRCLGRNPRKETLEVLWNVIKRLDKDPDASVRSQAGQTLDILQTVQELQRQRWSFRRLCFWR; encoded by the exons atgaggaagagccccGCTAAGCAGCAATACCTCCTGTTCCAGCATGTCAAAGAGATTCTTGaccagaggagggaatggcagctCAATTTTGCCATGACTTTCTATactgag ctgctgggctgccggGGCCTTGGAAAGGATCAGAGTGACGTGCGCCTCCTCCACTCCTACCTGAGCCATGGCAATCAGACAGTCCGTCTGCTGGCACTCGGGGGCTTGGTGGCACTTGCAGGAGATCCGCGGATG gcaagagaaatgcgggACATGCTCTCCAGCGAGAGCATCCTGATgtgcctgaaggatccatcCACAAACATCAGGATGGGGGCCTTGCTGTTCTTCCAAACCATGCTGGGtctcctgaggaggaaagaggccagccccgtcgctctgctgctggtggagaagctcccagacctctttggtgat gagtccagccaggtgcaagagctgtccctcagcctctttggggAGACGATGAAGGCTGTGGCGAGGAGGGACAAGGGAGAGATGAAGGAGAGGATACGTAGGGTCGTGgtctttctcttcctgcacatgaatACTGAGAGCAGGAGTATGACTGAG gcctGTGGCAAAGCCCTCCTCATCAGTGCaaagttcctgggctggaggaggctcaagagggtgatcaagatgaggaagagctggctgattggagagactttg ctgaagcaggacaggagcagggtggaagaCTACGTGTATTtcagcctgccctgcctgtgggACTCTCGGGCCAGCGTGAGAGAGGAGGCCATCAGGTTCatgg ggtCTGCTGTGCGGTGCCTGGGGAGGAATCCACGTAAAGAGACGCTGGAGGTTCTGTGGAATG tcATCAAGCGCCTTGATAAGGACCCTGATGCCTCAGTCAGGTCCCAAGCAGGTCAGACCTTGGACATCCTGCAGactgtgcaggagctgcagagacaaAGATGGTCCTTCCGGAGACTGTGCTTCTGGCGCTGA